A part of Eubacterium sp. AB3007 genomic DNA contains:
- a CDS encoding DapH/DapD/GlmU-related protein, with product MELKELLQHFNNGDTLGEDPAVIQQMRYYSRQAQKITMEINTVYHEPEELASLFSELIGKPVGEAFGLFPPFYTDFGKNITVGDHVFINAGCKFQDQGGIYIDDGALIGHGVVLATLNHDMDPAKRQQLHPAPIHIGKRVWIGANATVIPGVTIGDDAVVAAGAVVNKDVPPRAIVGGVPAKFIKWID from the coding sequence ATGGAGTTAAAAGAACTGCTACAACATTTTAACAACGGAGATACACTGGGGGAGGATCCGGCGGTGATCCAGCAGATGCGGTATTACAGCCGCCAGGCGCAAAAGATCACCATGGAGATCAACACCGTGTACCACGAGCCAGAGGAACTGGCATCGCTGTTCTCCGAGCTTATCGGAAAGCCGGTGGGAGAGGCGTTCGGCCTGTTCCCGCCATTCTACACGGACTTCGGCAAGAACATCACCGTGGGTGACCATGTGTTTATCAATGCAGGATGCAAGTTTCAGGATCAGGGAGGTATCTACATAGACGACGGGGCGCTGATCGGCCACGGCGTCGTCCTGGCCACCCTGAACCATGACATGGATCCGGCCAAACGCCAACAGCTCCACCCTGCGCCCATTCACATCGGAAAGCGGGTGTGGATCGGGGCTAACGCTACGGTCATTCCCGGTGTGACCATCGGTGACGATGCGGTGGTGGCCGCCGGGGCTGTGGTGAACAAAGACGTACCACCTCGTGCCATCGTAGGCGGTGTGCCGGCCAAGTTTATCAAATGGATCGATTAA
- the pepD gene encoding beta-Ala-His dipeptidase, giving the protein MSSYVLNPNIPHQRYFEDMTRIPHGSYHEQAYSDYLVRFAEDHGLRYRQYDSGSVIIYKPAASGYEDHTPVMLQAHIDMVWEKTPESTHDFEKDPLTLVIRDGQLWADGTTLGADDGAGVAYMLSILENASLPHPPLECVFTVREEADMAGAFSVQAEDIAARRMIGLDDMGGGKTTYITSAGGADGTLSLRFPVQAPDAPCYQLQIDGLLGGHSGVYIDSELGNAIKCAVRILAALREVSPLCLASLKSGLHDNVIPRDCEAVFATSLPPAQVRQIVREVTVSLQKELRSSDPDLSVSLHKASCASTLTESDSATLLDLLYLFPHGRRHKSMELPGLITASENLAAVDLHDGEFSLLYSVRAMFESHLDMLENEIRILAGLFGCDHRIGDRYPSWEYRKASPIRELLQTLVRERTGEDLTLLPVHGGLECGVFSRMHPDMEIVTLGPLMYDVHTPDEHLDLQSFDEIHDLLLEMLKRL; this is encoded by the coding sequence ATGAGCAGTTACGTGTTGAATCCAAACATCCCGCATCAGCGGTATTTCGAAGATATGACCAGGATCCCCCACGGCTCCTACCACGAGCAGGCCTACAGCGATTATCTGGTCCGGTTCGCCGAGGACCACGGTCTCCGCTACAGGCAGTATGACTCCGGCAGTGTCATCATCTACAAGCCAGCGGCGTCCGGTTACGAGGACCATACCCCTGTCATGCTCCAGGCCCACATTGACATGGTCTGGGAGAAGACTCCGGAAAGCACTCACGATTTCGAAAAGGATCCTCTCACTCTGGTGATCCGGGATGGCCAGCTCTGGGCGGATGGCACCACCCTGGGGGCGGACGATGGCGCCGGCGTGGCCTACATGCTGTCCATCCTGGAGAATGCCTCTCTTCCTCATCCCCCGCTGGAGTGTGTGTTCACCGTGCGTGAGGAGGCGGACATGGCAGGCGCCTTCTCTGTACAGGCAGAGGATATCGCCGCCCGCAGGATGATTGGCCTGGACGACATGGGTGGTGGCAAGACCACTTACATCACCAGCGCCGGTGGTGCGGACGGAACGCTGTCCCTGCGTTTCCCGGTGCAGGCCCCTGATGCGCCTTGCTACCAGCTACAGATCGACGGCCTCCTGGGCGGCCATTCTGGAGTCTACATCGATTCCGAACTTGGCAATGCCATCAAATGCGCGGTCCGCATCCTGGCGGCCCTTCGCGAGGTGTCCCCCCTCTGCCTCGCCTCCCTGAAGAGCGGACTCCACGACAACGTCATCCCCCGGGACTGTGAGGCAGTCTTTGCTACGTCCCTGCCCCCAGCCCAGGTCCGGCAGATCGTCAGGGAAGTGACGGTCTCTCTCCAGAAAGAACTCCGCAGCAGCGATCCGGATCTCTCCGTCTCTCTGCACAAAGCCTCCTGCGCCAGCACCCTCACCGAATCTGATTCTGCCACGCTGTTGGATCTGCTGTACCTGTTCCCCCATGGGCGCCGCCACAAGAGCATGGAACTGCCTGGTCTCATCACCGCCTCGGAGAACCTTGCGGCGGTGGATCTGCACGACGGAGAATTCTCCCTGCTCTATTCGGTGCGTGCCATGTTTGAGTCCCATCTTGACATGCTGGAGAACGAGATCAGGATCCTGGCGGGCCTGTTTGGGTGTGACCATCGCATCGGCGACCGGTATCCTTCCTGGGAATACAGGAAGGCTTCTCCCATCCGAGAGTTGCTTCAGACCCTGGTCAGGGAGCGCACCGGCGAAGATCTGACCCTCCTGCCGGTGCACGGCGGACTGGAGTGCGGTGTGTTCAGTAGGATGCACCCCGATATGGAGATCGTCACCTTGGGACCACTGATGTATGACGTCCATACTCCTGATGAGCATTTGGACCTGCAGTCTTTTGACGAAATCCACGACCTGCTCCTGGAAATGTTGAAGAGACTGTAG
- a CDS encoding flavodoxin family protein, with product MSKKIIAVNAGPRKGWNTDTLITEAARGAESAGAEVQKFDLFRLDRYTGCISCFGCKREKFKGHCICRDGLTQVLDAIRESDGLIIGSPNYLSEMTASFRALYERLIFQNLTYAVENPCCNEHPIPVLLIMTSNAPDDAFQGLIRGYQQTLNTFVGPTKTFVCGNTLQLKDYSKTDWPWTLFDPDAKYRQHETVFPEKRQEAFDLGVSMVRG from the coding sequence ATGAGCAAGAAAATCATAGCAGTAAACGCCGGCCCGCGGAAGGGCTGGAACACAGACACATTGATCACAGAAGCCGCCAGAGGAGCGGAGTCCGCAGGGGCAGAAGTACAGAAGTTCGATCTTTTTCGATTGGACAGGTACACCGGCTGCATCTCCTGCTTCGGCTGTAAGCGGGAGAAGTTCAAGGGCCACTGCATCTGCCGGGATGGACTGACACAGGTGCTGGACGCCATCCGGGAGTCCGACGGCCTGATCATCGGATCGCCCAACTATCTCAGCGAGATGACGGCATCCTTCCGGGCGCTGTACGAGCGCCTCATCTTCCAGAACCTGACTTACGCGGTAGAAAACCCGTGTTGCAACGAGCATCCGATCCCCGTGCTGCTGATCATGACCAGCAACGCACCGGACGATGCTTTTCAGGGGCTCATCCGGGGATACCAGCAGACCCTGAACACCTTTGTGGGCCCTACCAAGACCTTTGTGTGCGGAAACACTCTCCAGCTGAAGGACTACAGCAAGACGGACTGGCCCTGGACGCTGTTTGATCCGGATGCAAAGTACAGACAGCACGAGACGGTGTTTCCTGAGAAACGTCAGGAAGCGTTCGATCTGGGCGTATCGATGGTGAGAGGCTAA
- a CDS encoding metallophosphoesterase, which translates to MVMWIAILLVAIAGAVAGVVFLWTRFQKFGFVQKLAGGRTWRRRLLALLPLAFFGVFAWLDTVNTVIVLVHMAAYWAIAELIAWGIRRIRGGRDPREDQAHKAFRPYWVGVIVLCIEVCYFTTGWYLDHHVWETDYQLTTTKDLGRKELRIAQVTDSHVGATFDGEGFARHMARIQKTHPDILVITGDYVDDGTSREDMLRCCQALKEFDAPLGKYFIYGNHDKGYYNYRNFSWRELESELTEHAGVEVLEDEAVLVDDRFYIVGRKDRSDPSREEAGNLISPLDPSRYILMLDHQPNDFAAEAATAADLVLCGHTHGGQMIFIDLASKLMRANDRNYGMETRKGTTFLVSSGISDWAIKFKTGTRSEFCIIDVQGKQK; encoded by the coding sequence ATGGTGATGTGGATTGCAATACTCCTCGTTGCCATAGCCGGAGCCGTAGCAGGTGTGGTATTCCTGTGGACGCGATTCCAGAAATTTGGTTTTGTGCAGAAACTGGCGGGAGGGCGGACATGGCGGCGGAGGCTGCTGGCGCTGCTCCCGTTGGCGTTTTTTGGCGTGTTCGCATGGCTCGACACGGTGAACACGGTGATCGTTCTGGTGCACATGGCCGCATACTGGGCCATCGCCGAGCTGATCGCCTGGGGGATCCGGCGGATCCGCGGCGGACGGGATCCTCGCGAGGATCAGGCGCACAAAGCCTTCCGCCCCTATTGGGTGGGCGTGATCGTCCTCTGCATCGAGGTGTGCTACTTCACAACCGGCTGGTACCTGGATCACCATGTCTGGGAGACCGACTACCAGCTGACCACCACCAAGGATCTGGGACGGAAGGAACTTCGGATCGCCCAGGTGACGGACTCCCATGTGGGGGCGACCTTTGATGGCGAAGGGTTCGCTCGGCACATGGCGCGGATCCAGAAGACACACCCGGACATCCTGGTCATCACGGGCGATTACGTGGATGACGGGACTAGCCGGGAGGACATGCTTCGCTGTTGCCAGGCGCTGAAAGAGTTCGATGCGCCTCTGGGCAAGTATTTCATCTACGGCAACCACGACAAGGGTTACTACAACTACAGGAACTTTTCCTGGCGGGAGCTTGAGTCAGAACTGACGGAGCATGCCGGCGTCGAGGTGCTGGAGGACGAGGCGGTCCTGGTGGACGACAGGTTCTATATCGTGGGAAGGAAAGACCGTTCGGATCCGAGCCGGGAGGAGGCTGGCAACCTCATCTCGCCCTTGGATCCATCCAGATACATCCTCATGTTGGACCACCAGCCAAATGATTTTGCGGCAGAGGCAGCCACGGCGGCAGATCTGGTACTCTGCGGGCACACCCACGGCGGCCAGATGATCTTCATCGATCTGGCCAGCAAATTGATGAGGGCAAACGACCGAAATTACGGAATGGAAACACGGAAGGGAACCACCTTCCTGGTGAGTTCCGGCATCTCGGACTGGGCTATCAAATTCAAGACAGGCACCAGGTCAGAGTTCTGCATCATCGACGTGCAGGGGAAGCAGAAGTGA
- a CDS encoding ferredoxin — protein MKYVVNDGCIGCGLCEATCPEVFSMTDEGVAVAISEEVPADALDSAAEAKDSCPVGVIEEA, from the coding sequence ATGAAGTATGTAGTGAATGATGGATGCATCGGATGCGGACTTTGTGAAGCAACCTGTCCGGAGGTGTTCTCCATGACAGACGAGGGCGTCGCAGTGGCCATCAGCGAGGAGGTGCCGGCCGACGCACTGGACAGTGCCGCCGAAGCCAAGGACAGCTGCCCCGTCGGAGTCATTGAAGAGGCGTAG
- a CDS encoding flavodoxin family protein, which yields MKKVLILSASPRKNGNSDILCQQFQKGAEEAGHSVEQIYLYDKEIGFCRACYSCFKTGECVLRDDMEELLEKIQAADVLVVATPTYFMTMNGMLKTTIDRFLPKWQDLGGHDVYLIVTGHDGKEGLSLVGEELTRVFSELGNTVKEIIWGERVWQKGEVLSTKAMAEAYRAGCLGMDV from the coding sequence ATGAAAAAGGTATTGATTCTTTCGGCAAGTCCGAGAAAGAATGGGAACTCGGATATCCTTTGCCAGCAGTTTCAGAAAGGAGCAGAGGAAGCGGGGCACAGTGTAGAGCAGATCTACCTGTATGACAAGGAAATCGGATTTTGCAGGGCATGCTACTCCTGTTTCAAGACGGGGGAGTGCGTGCTCCGGGATGATATGGAAGAACTCCTGGAGAAGATACAGGCTGCGGATGTGCTCGTCGTGGCGACCCCGACCTATTTCATGACAATGAACGGGATGTTGAAGACTACGATAGACCGATTTCTCCCCAAGTGGCAGGATCTTGGCGGTCACGACGTGTACCTGATCGTTACGGGGCATGATGGAAAGGAAGGGCTGTCCCTTGTCGGCGAGGAACTGACCAGAGTATTCAGCGAACTTGGAAACACTGTGAAAGAGATCATCTGGGGCGAGAGAGTCTGGCAGAAGGGGGAGGTACTGTCCACCAAGGCCATGGCCGAAGCCTATAGGGCAGGGTGCCTGGGCATGGACGTGTAA